The DNA sequence GCAGCAGATCAGCGGCGCGTTCTTCGCCGTCTTTATCCTGGTGAGCTCGATTTCCGCCGTGGTGGGTGGCATCGTCATCATGAACGTGATGCTGGTGAGTGTGACGGAACGCACCAAGGAGATCGGCATCCGCAGGGCCATGGGGGCGACGGGCCGGGACATTCTGAAGCAGTTCCTCACGGAGAGCGTGCTGCAGTGCATGGTGGGCGGATTTTTCGGCATTTCCCTGGGTTTCCTATGTGCCGAGATGCTCAACCGGTTTACGTCGTTTCCGGCCTCGGTACAAGGCGGCGTCGCAGTGCTGGGCATGGTGTTGAGCTCGGCCATTGGGCTGTTCTTCGGGATCTATCCGGCTTCCCGCGCGGCGCGCCTGGACCCGGTGGAAGCGTTGAGGGCCGAATAAGATGACACGCTCAGAGTTCCGCGAAAACCTGATTGTGAGCCTCGATACGCTGCGGGCGCACAAGGTGCGGAGCGCGCTCACGCTGCTGGGCGTTGTCATTGGTGTGACCAGCGTCATCACGGTGGCGGCGATTATCGACGGGCTGAACAAGTACGTTGCCGACAAAGTGGAGAAGATGGGGTCGCGCAGCTACTTCATCACGCGGTTCCCCTTCGGCACGGATCCGAACCGCATGCCGGAGAAGTACCGTCTGCGGAAGAGGCTGGAGTATACCGATGCGGACAAACTGCGAGACTTGGCCCCGGGTATCGAAAAGCTCAGTGCGCTGGGCACGCGGGCATCCTTTTTCGGGGATACGAATGAGCTCCGCTACGGTGGGGAACGGGTGGAGCGGGCCATCATTCGCGGCGCGGGCGTGGACTATTGCGACGTGATCCCGATGTTCGTGGTGGAGCAGGGCCGGTACTACACACAGGCGGAAGTTGATCGGGCGGCGCAGGTGGTGGTGCTGGGGCAGGCTATCGCCGATTCGCTGTTCGGGCGGGCCTCGCCTCTAGGCAAGCAGATCATGATGAACGGGTCTCCGTTCGAAGTGATTGGCATCTTCGCGCACGACGAAGGACTGTTGGGCGGTCCCGGCGTGGATCAGTTCGCAATGATTCCGCTATCCACGTTCCGCAAGCACTATCCGGAGTCGAAGGAAGTGATCATCATCTACACGGTGCGGCGCGATGTGGATCCAGCCGTCGCGATGGATGAGGTGGGCGACGGGTTAAGGCGCATCCGCAAGGTGCCTTACAAGTCCGAGAACGATTTCGAGATTCTGAGCTCCGACTTCCTTTCGAAGCTCTGGGGGCAGTTGACCGGAGCGATCGTGATTCTCACTTCGGTGATCAGTTCCATCGGGCTGCTGGTGGGCGGCATCGGCGTAATGAACATCATGCTGATTTCCGTGACGGAGCGGACGAAGGAGATTGGCATCCGGAAGGCGATCGGAGCCCGGGCGTCGGACATCCGGGTGCAATTCCTGCTGGAGGCGCTGGTGCTGACCACTGCCGGCGGCATCATTGGGATTCTCGGCGGGTTTGTGCTGGCTCTGCTGATCCGCACCGCCGCGCCGTCGATTGGGGCCACGGTGAGCCCGTTCTGGGCCACCATGGGCGTGACGTTGTCCGCGGTGGTGGGGCTGTTTTTCGGCTACTGGCCGGCCAACCGGGCGGCGAAACTGGACCCGATCGTCTGCTTGCGCTACGAATAAGCGGCCGGACGCTCGCGGTTCCGGCGAGGTTCCTGCGAAGATAGGATGAGACCTCAATGAGCCGTAAACGCGTCGATTGGAAGATCAAGAACGAAGTTCTGCACCTGGGCGAGCGCACACTGATCGTCGGTGCCATGAACGTTGCACCCGATTCGCCGGTGGATGGTGGGCGTTATGAGGATCCCGACCGGGCGTTCGTACAGGCCGCGCAGTTGGCCGATCAAGGCGCGGACATCATCGAGATTGGGGCGGAGAGTTTCCATTCCGGCTCGAAGCGGATCTCGGAAGCCGAGGAGCTGCGGCGTCTGATCCCGATCCTGAAGCGGGTGCGTGGCAAGGTGGGTCCGCTGATTTGCGTGGAGACCTACAAGCCGGCGGTGGCCGAGAAGGCGATTGAGCACGGCGCGGTGATCATCAAGGATCCGACGGGGCTGACGCTGGATCAGGAGCTGGCCAAGATCGTGATGCAGCACGATGTCGGATTCATTCTGCAGCACACGCGCGGTACGCCGGATACGTGGCCGAAGCAGGGGTCGATGAAGGGCGCCGTCGGTATGGTGATGGCGGAGCTGAACGCGGCGCTGAACCGGGCTGGGCGCATGGGCGTCGAGCGTACCCGGCTCGCATTGGATGTTGGCATCGGCATGGGCAAGCGCAAGGAGACGAACTCGGAGCTGATCACTGGCTTAAGCGAGTTCCATGAGATGCGGCTGCCGGTGGAGGTGAGCCCGGACGGGCATCCCTTCAACACGTCGATTCCGTTGGAGCCGAGTCTGGGGATGACGATTGCCGCGGTGACCATGGCGGTGCTGCGCGGGGCGCACCTGGTGAGGGTCCACGATGTCGAGGCGATCCGACCGGCGATTCTGGTGGCGGACCAGGCGTTGATCGGGTAGCGCAAGCAGTGCTTACGGCAGATGTCCGAGATCGACCAGATCCCCGTTTGAATGTAGGCCAATATGAGGTGTCGATGGGCGCGGATTGGTTGCACCGATCCGCGCCTGCTGGTGGGCTGGCGCCTCTTTCCAGCCAGTGTAGCATTTGAAGTCAGGCTTCACCTGCTGTTGAATTGCTTGGGGTTTGGACTGCTACGGGCAATTTACCAGTGTGGCATTTGAACTCGGGCTTCCCTTGATCTAGCATGGTGGAATCGTCAAGCTGACGGCCTCGGAAGGATTGACCTTGCGCCTCTTTGAGAGTTTTGGAGAACAAGCGGAGCGTCTCAACGACTACTTTGTGGCTGCGGTTAGGTGTTATGTCCTAAAAGGCGACGAGGTTGCGGGCTATGCTGCTTTTGCCAGCGGAGTAGTCGCTGCCAGTTCGCAACGAACGGGAATGATCGCCTATCTTCAGCGGCTGTCGACGGCGCTGGAGAGCAAATCCTCAGGAGTCCCGCCGGATTCCAGTGAGTTCCGAGCGCAAGCAGTTGTTAAGTCGAGACTCGACTCACTCACCTCGCAGATAGCTGCCAAGAATTGGGGAATATCTGACTGCGTCGCTGCCAAGAAGGAGCTCCTGCGGCTAGATCGTGAATACTACGAGGGACAAGGGCGGGCCGACGCGGCTGTGTTTTATCGGCGATACCCTGACGTGTTCAGCGAGGATTTTCACGAACGAAAAGAGCTAGCAGGAAGGTCATTTTGCACTAGTTGTGGTGCCGAGGTGGACGCGACGTGGGCGTATTGCGGCGAGTGCGGCGCCCCGCAGTCAATCACCTCTAGCGACGAACGTTGCGGTCTTGGAGCTGGCACAGCCGGAGAGAATAGGTTTGCTGGAGTCAAGCGCCAAAAAGTCATCTGGAAGATTGTTGTGGGTGGAATCATATTGGCGGCGCTCTCAGGCAGCCAGGGTTCGGTAGCTCCAACCACGTCCGAGGCGGAATTCATCGGCTACAATTCTGGACGAGTTATTTTGTGGATTATCGGTACATGCCTGTTGATCGCTGGCATCAGAGGGAGAAAGACGAGAGGTTGATGTCGATGAGCGATGACAGGTACTCAAAATGGCAAGATGTGCGAATAGCACAACTAAGCGCGTCAATTGCGCTCTTTCTGGCATTCGCGGGCGGTGGACTCAGTTTCTCCGTCAGTCTCCTAATCCAGCCAGCGTTTGTAGCACCCGGTTGTATGGCCAGAAGCAGCTTCCTGGTTGGTCTCCTCTCTGGGGTAATCTCCATGCTCGTTGGGATAACGGCCTGTGTGACGAGACTGAGCGACTTCCGTATTACCGCGCGAATCGTTCGGACACGATCGCTCCCAGAATCCACGGATTGCGTAGCCAAGATGCGAGGGCAAGCCGCGCGCCTTGGCGACTGGACATGGCGGCTGTTCTACGGTCAGATTGCGATGTTTGTGCTCCAGGTCGTTGCGCTGGCTATTGCCATCTTTGCCCTATATGGTTACCGTCTAGTTGGGTAGCCTTCTGTGTCTCCACACCTCCTCGGATCTCGTCCGGATCTTGGCATGGTAGATGAGGTCTCCGCCACGCCTTCGCTAAGGGGCTTCGGGCTACAGGAGTTGTCTGACCTAGAACCCTGGATCTATCAGTGACAACGCGCCGCGAACGAGACTGCTTCTGGCTCTCGGCCTGATTGGTCTCAACTCGCTCTAGCCCGCCAAATCAGGTCTGGCGCCATGGGATCTCCCGAGCACGGTCAAGACCTGTGACGGGGCCTGTTCTCGATGGCAAGGGACTGAGGCCGGCAGTTGAAGAGAGTAGACGGAGATACCCGATCTGAACCCGAGTTGTGTCTGTCAAGTTCTGCAAAAGCACTGAGCTTCATGGAGCCTTCTGGTTGAGCGGGGGTGGAGGTGTGGAGGCGGGGGCAGCGAGTCCCCGCCTCCACTCAACCCTGTAGTCACCCCCGGCCGCCTTCAGGCGGCGGGCTGTATATCGCGCAGTAGCTGCTTCTTGTGCTCTTTCAGCTCCTCCATGTTCAGATAGCGCGTCGCTTCCACCCAGTCCTCGTGGATCTCCACCGCCAGCGCTCGCACCAGCCGCAGGCAGCTCGCCGCGTTCGGGAAGATCCTCACCACCA is a window from the uncultured Paludibaculum sp. genome containing:
- a CDS encoding ABC transporter permease, encoding MTRSEFRENLIVSLDTLRAHKVRSALTLLGVVIGVTSVITVAAIIDGLNKYVADKVEKMGSRSYFITRFPFGTDPNRMPEKYRLRKRLEYTDADKLRDLAPGIEKLSALGTRASFFGDTNELRYGGERVERAIIRGAGVDYCDVIPMFVVEQGRYYTQAEVDRAAQVVVLGQAIADSLFGRASPLGKQIMMNGSPFEVIGIFAHDEGLLGGPGVDQFAMIPLSTFRKHYPESKEVIIIYTVRRDVDPAVAMDEVGDGLRRIRKVPYKSENDFEILSSDFLSKLWGQLTGAIVILTSVISSIGLLVGGIGVMNIMLISVTERTKEIGIRKAIGARASDIRVQFLLEALVLTTAGGIIGILGGFVLALLIRTAAPSIGATVSPFWATMGVTLSAVVGLFFGYWPANRAAKLDPIVCLRYE
- the folP gene encoding dihydropteroate synthase, which produces MSRKRVDWKIKNEVLHLGERTLIVGAMNVAPDSPVDGGRYEDPDRAFVQAAQLADQGADIIEIGAESFHSGSKRISEAEELRRLIPILKRVRGKVGPLICVETYKPAVAEKAIEHGAVIIKDPTGLTLDQELAKIVMQHDVGFILQHTRGTPDTWPKQGSMKGAVGMVMAELNAALNRAGRMGVERTRLALDVGIGMGKRKETNSELITGLSEFHEMRLPVEVSPDGHPFNTSIPLEPSLGMTIAAVTMAVLRGAHLVRVHDVEAIRPAILVADQALIG
- a CDS encoding zinc ribbon domain-containing protein, which produces MRLFESFGEQAERLNDYFVAAVRCYVLKGDEVAGYAAFASGVVAASSQRTGMIAYLQRLSTALESKSSGVPPDSSEFRAQAVVKSRLDSLTSQIAAKNWGISDCVAAKKELLRLDREYYEGQGRADAAVFYRRYPDVFSEDFHERKELAGRSFCTSCGAEVDATWAYCGECGAPQSITSSDERCGLGAGTAGENRFAGVKRQKVIWKIVVGGIILAALSGSQGSVAPTTSEAEFIGYNSGRVILWIIGTCLLIAGIRGRKTRG